A single region of the Rhodospirillales bacterium genome encodes:
- a CDS encoding TIGR00730 family Rossman fold protein, which translates to MPERAMIKDPDCHLLEESHNAYMPDLWRSFKIWREFRKGFHKLRHVRHCVTVFGSARFEEDNPYYEMAQKTAFELGKAGFSIMTGGGGGIMEAANRGAKEAGGLSIGCNIKLPHEQAQNPYTDINIEFYYFFVRKVMLLKYSCAFILFPGGFGTMDEIFETATLIQTGKIYDFPVIAMGSDYWKTLGPFLRETMITHGTIDEKDLDFVRITDDPKEVLDMIRARKTGLHL; encoded by the coding sequence ATGCCAGAGCGCGCCATGATTAAAGACCCGGACTGTCACCTGCTGGAAGAAAGCCATAACGCTTACATGCCGGATTTGTGGCGTTCTTTCAAAATCTGGCGGGAGTTTCGAAAAGGATTTCACAAACTCCGCCACGTCAGGCATTGCGTGACGGTCTTTGGTTCCGCCCGTTTCGAAGAAGACAACCCCTATTATGAGATGGCCCAAAAAACAGCCTTCGAGCTTGGAAAGGCCGGGTTTTCCATCATGACCGGCGGCGGCGGCGGCATCATGGAAGCGGCCAACCGCGGGGCCAAAGAAGCAGGGGGCCTGTCCATAGGATGCAATATCAAACTGCCTCACGAACAAGCACAAAACCCTTATACCGATATCAATATCGAGTTTTATTATTTTTTCGTGCGCAAGGTCATGCTGCTGAAATATTCCTGCGCCTTCATTCTTTTTCCCGGCGGGTTCGGCACAATGGACGAAATATTTGAAACCGCAACATTGATCCAGACCGGTAAAATCTACGATTTTCCCGTGATCGCGATGGGCAGCGACTACTGGAAAACGCTCGGGCCTTTCCTGCGGGAGACGATGATTACGCACGGCACGATCGATGAAAAAGATCTCGATTTCGTCCGCATCACGGACGACCCGAAAGAAGTTCTCGACATGATCCGCGCCCGCAAGACGGGCCTGCATCTTTAA
- a CDS encoding MBL fold metallo-hydrolase — protein MKLTFLGATGTVTGSKYLLEDDNRKILIDCGLFQGLKNLRLRNREKLPVNPADIDAVILTHAHIDHSGYLPLLVKNGFKGPVYCSSATADLCDILLPDSAHLQEEDARRANRYGYTRHKPALPLYTKEDAFNALEHLKPVSFDEEHGLSDFLSFRLTRAGHILGAACVRIDDGQTSIVFSGDLGRPHDPVMKAPAQIQEAGYLILESTYGDRRHEKTDILTQLEGIISQTAARGGSVVIPAFAIGRAQSLMYYIHALKKEKRIPDIPVYLDSPMAISATKLLQKHLVEHRLSREACADVCGSVIYTQTVEQSKAIYSRNNGLPVIVISASGMATGGRILHHLKHYIGDERNTVLLAGFQAAGTRGARLAHGESEIKIHGQLFPVRAEIDMLDNISAHADYQEILDWLGHFREPPGKVFLTHGEPEAASSLKFKIEEHLGWRVEIPEYEQRVEI, from the coding sequence ATGAAGCTGACATTTTTAGGCGCGACAGGAACGGTTACCGGCTCCAAATATCTGCTGGAAGACGATAATCGAAAAATTCTGATTGATTGCGGTCTTTTTCAGGGGTTGAAAAACCTGCGTTTGCGCAACCGGGAAAAGCTGCCTGTCAACCCGGCGGATATTGATGCGGTGATCCTGACCCACGCCCATATCGACCACAGCGGTTATTTGCCTTTGCTTGTCAAAAACGGGTTCAAGGGGCCTGTTTATTGTTCGTCCGCGACGGCGGATTTATGCGATATCCTTTTGCCCGACAGCGCCCATTTGCAGGAAGAGGATGCCCGGCGGGCCAACCGTTACGGTTATACGCGGCATAAACCGGCCTTGCCGCTTTATACGAAAGAAGACGCCTTCAATGCGCTGGAGCATTTAAAGCCCGTTTCTTTTGACGAGGAGCATGGGTTAAGCGATTTCCTGTCTTTTCGTCTCACGCGTGCGGGGCATATTCTGGGCGCGGCCTGCGTCAGGATTGACGACGGGCAGACCTCCATCGTTTTTTCCGGTGATCTGGGGCGTCCGCACGACCCGGTGATGAAGGCGCCGGCGCAGATTCAGGAGGCCGGTTACCTCATTCTTGAATCGACCTACGGGGACCGGCGCCATGAAAAGACGGATATTCTGACCCAGCTGGAGGGCATTATCAGTCAAACGGCGGCCAGAGGCGGCAGCGTTGTCATTCCGGCTTTTGCCATCGGACGGGCGCAGAGCCTGATGTACTATATCCACGCGCTCAAAAAGGAAAAGCGCATTCCGGACATCCCCGTTTATCTTGACAGTCCGATGGCCATCAGCGCGACAAAACTCCTGCAAAAGCATCTGGTGGAACACCGCCTGTCAAGGGAGGCGTGCGCGGATGTTTGCGGCAGCGTGATCTACACGCAAACCGTTGAACAGTCCAAGGCGATCTATAGCAGGAATAACGGCCTGCCTGTGATTGTCATTTCCGCCAGCGGCATGGCAACGGGAGGGCGCATCCTGCACCACCTGAAACATTACATCGGCGATGAGAGAAACACGGTGCTGCTGGCCGGGTTTCAGGCGGCGGGAACGCGCGGGGCAAGGCTGGCCCACGGCGAGAGCGAAATCAAAATCCATGGCCAGTTGTTTCCTGTTCGTGCTGAAATCGATATGCTGGATAATATTTCCGCCCATGCCGATTATCAGGAAATTCTGGACTGGCTGGGCCATTTCCGCGAGCCGCCGGGGAAGGTTTTTTTAACGCACGGCGAGCCGGAAGCGGCGTCGTCCCTGAAGTTCAAAATTGAGGAGCATCTGGGCTGGCGCGTTGAAATTCCCGAATACGAACAAAGGGTGGAAATTTAA
- a CDS encoding DUF4402 domain-containing protein, whose amino-acid sequence MKQKKHIKNKLIKIAALSVALCPLPVKGQSINCIQPMVFGDIVPCGTAGTVTVNPDGSSATGGCVTVGGAPQANARCVVTQGFPFRPIQVSVTSPTFTMNNGGAGVMNVNGFNLITNGGGYTKTVTAPFVNVPIGATANVGANQAAGTYSGSFIFSAVLQ is encoded by the coding sequence ATGAAACAAAAAAAACATATAAAAAACAAACTGATAAAGATCGCCGCTCTTTCGGTGGCATTATGCCCCCTTCCCGTTAAAGGACAAAGTATCAATTGCATACAGCCGATGGTTTTTGGGGATATTGTGCCCTGCGGAACGGCGGGAACCGTAACGGTAAACCCGGACGGCTCGTCGGCCACGGGCGGATGCGTCACGGTAGGCGGTGCCCCCCAGGCCAACGCGCGCTGTGTCGTCACGCAGGGCTTTCCCTTCAGGCCTATTCAGGTGAGCGTGACCTCCCCGACTTTCACAATGAATAACGGGGGAGCGGGCGTGATGAACGTAAACGGGTTTAACCTGATTACGAACGGGGGCGGATATACCAAAACCGTAACAGCCCCTTTCGTGAACGTTCCCATCGGCGCAACGGCAAATGTCGGCGCAAACCAGGCTGCAGGCACGTATAGCGGCAGCTTTATTTTTTCCGCCGTGCTTCAGTAA